CCTGTAACTTGTTGTTGTGTACTGCTTAGAAACTGTTCTAAGTTACGCATTAATGGTTCGTAAAACAAACCTTCGTGTAAATTGCTACCATATACATTGGCTAATTGGTCTTTCCAAAATAGTTGTTGCTTGGTTAGCGTATGTTTTTCTAATAAATGATGTGCTTTAATAATGATTAAAGGAGCAGCGGCTTCAAAACCTACTCTACCTTTAATACCAATTATGGTATCGCCAACATGAATATCTCTTCCAATAGCATATTTAGAAGCTATATTATTTAATTTTGAAATTAAATCGGTAGGATGATTGAACTTTTCATCGTTTAATGCAACTGGTTCACCTTGTTCAAAATTGATTGTAATGGTAGTTGAATCTTGTTCTTGTAGTTGAGTTGGATAAGCACTTTCTGGTAGTGTTTGGTTGGAAGTCAATGTTTCTTTTCCACCAACAGAAGTTCCCCAAATACCTTGATTGATAGAATACTGAGCTTTCGCAGCATCTATATCTACACCATGATTTTTTAAATAGTCGATTTCTGCTTCTCTACTCAAACGATTATCTCTAATAGGTGTAATAATTTCAGCACTTGGATGAATGATGTTGAATACCATATCAAAACGCACTTGGTCGTTGCCTGCACCTGTACTTCCATGAGCAATAGCATCTGCATTAATTTGTTTAGCATAGTTGGCTACAGCAATTGCTTGAAAAACTCTTTCGGCAGAAACAGATAATGGATACGAATTATTTTTTAATACATTTCCAAATATCAAATATTTAATACAGTCATTATAATAATCTTGTACTACATTTTGAACAATATATTCTTTAACGCCTAATTGTTTAGCTCTAGTTTCGATGTTTTTAATTTCTTCATCGGTAAAACCACCAGTATTTACAGTAATGGCATAAACATCGTAACCTTTATCTGCCGACAAATATTTAGCACAATACGAAGTATCTAATCCACCACTATATGCTAATACTACTTTTTTATTGCTCATTTCGTTTTCTTTTTATTGATTTGTTTCTTTGGTTTAAGTCCGGTTTGTTTTGCAGCTACTTTTTTAGTTACGCTTTTTTTAATTTCGTAGTTTTTCTTTTTTACATCTTTAGGATTGTACAACATTGCAGTACACAAACAATTGCTTTTGTTGGTTTTAGTCAAAATATCATAATTGACACAACTTTTACAACCATTCCAAAAAGTATCGTCTTGTGTTAATTCAGAAAAAGTAACTGGTTTATATCCTAACTTACTATTCATTTTCATAACAGGCAAACTGGTTGTAATACCAAATATTTTAGCTTGTGGATATTTCTTAGTTGTATAATCAAAAGAAAACTGCTTGATTTTAAAAGCCAAACCTAATTTTCTGTAATCTTCTTTAACAATTAATCCAGAGTTGACGACATAGTCTTTGCCTTGCCAAGTTTCTATATAACAAAAACCAGCTAAGTCACCATCTTTCTTCCGAATAGCAATAATGGCTTTCTGCTCATCTATATTCTTTAACAAGTATGCTGCTTCTCGTTTGGCAATACCAGTACCACGCTTTTTAGCAGAGTCTTCATACAAAGCACACAACTCCTCTACATACTTGTGATGGTCGTTGTTGGCTATCAATATTTCGAAATCGTTAATAGTTTCCAAAGTTAATCTCTCTAATAACAAAAATAAGATTTTAGTTGAAATACTATATTATGCTATTCTTAAACTCAAATTATATCGTAAAAAAATAAGTTAATATTTTAATGTTGCTATATAATGATTTTGACTATCTAATTAATAAGATAGATTTTAACCATTAATAGAAATTTTACTTTTTCTCGTAGAACTCACAGATTTTCGCAGAAAGAATAAGAAGATTATATTATAAAAAATACACTTTAATATATAATAAAATATTTTGAAATAAATTCAGAATAGACCTAAATCAACCTATAAAGTTTTATTAACTTTTAAGCTTTTTAATTTATTGCTACCTTTGTTGCAAACATCGTATTATGTTAAATGTAATAGCTAGTCCTTTTTATTGGAACGCCAACCCAGAAATCTTTATGTTCACTGAAAATTTTGGACTTAGATGGTACAGTTTATTATATGGTTCTGCCTTTTTAATTGGTTATGCCATTTTAGCTTGGGAAATGAAAAAAAATAATAAACCTATAGATTATGCAGAAGAATTGCTAATGTATATGTTTATTGCTGTAATTATTGGTGCAAGATTAGGTCATGTGTTTTTCTATGATTGGGATTATTACAGTCAACATTTATCTGAAATACCAATGATTTGGAAAGGTGGTTTGGCTAGTCATGGTGCAGCTATTACGATACCAATTGCTTTGTGGTTGTTTAAAAGAAAGCATAGCGATGTTTCTTATTTGTGGATTTTAGATAGAGTAGCTATTCCGTTATCACTAGGTTCTGCATTTGTAAGAATAGGTAACTTCTTTAATCATGAGATTGTAGGTAAGCCAACTGGTGGAGATTTTGGCGTAGTGTTTATGCGTAATTTTGAAGAAAGTGTACATGTACCAAGATATCCAAGTCAGTTATTTGAAGCAATATTATATATTACTATTTTTATTGTAGTACTAACTATGTATAAAAGAAGTAAATATCAACCAAGAGAAGGTAGTATTATTAGTACTATGGTGATTATGATGTTTGTTGGACGATTTTTCTTAGAGTTCTTTAAAAGTGGTTCAACTTTATTTACTATTGGTAATTTAGAAATTATAAGAGGTCATGTATTAAGTATTCCATTTATTATTATTGGAATTGCTATTTGGTATATTTCCAAAAAAAAAGCGACTAATACTATCAACAATTAAAAAGAATAACCATGCAATTTGAAGCACTTATTAATA
Above is a genomic segment from Chitinophagales bacterium containing:
- the argG gene encoding argininosuccinate synthase; translation: MSNKKVVLAYSGGLDTSYCAKYLSADKGYDVYAITVNTGGFTDEEIKNIETRAKQLGVKEYIVQNVVQDYYNDCIKYLIFGNVLKNNSYPLSVSAERVFQAIAVANYAKQINADAIAHGSTGAGNDQVRFDMVFNIIHPSAEIITPIRDNRLSREAEIDYLKNHGVDIDAAKAQYSINQGIWGTSVGGKETLTSNQTLPESAYPTQLQEQDSTTITINFEQGEPVALNDEKFNHPTDLISKLNNIASKYAIGRDIHVGDTIIGIKGRVGFEAAAPLIIIKAHHLLEKHTLTKQQLFWKDQLANVYGSNLHEGLFYEPLMRNLEQFLSSTQQQVTGKVIVELLPYRFNLIGIESKYDLMNSSFGAYGEMNKAWSGEDVKGFAKIFSNQIMIWNKVKEQNEN
- a CDS encoding GNAT family N-acetyltransferase; this encodes MNDFEILIANNDHHKYVEELCALYEDSAKKRGTGIAKREAAYLLKNIDEQKAIIAIRKKDGDLAGFCYIETWQGKDYVVNSGLIVKEDYRKLGLAFKIKQFSFDYTTKKYPQAKIFGITTSLPVMKMNSKLGYKPVTFSELTQDDTFWNGCKSCVNYDILTKTNKSNCLCTAMLYNPKDVKKKNYEIKKSVTKKVAAKQTGLKPKKQINKKKTK
- the lgt gene encoding prolipoprotein diacylglyceryl transferase; its protein translation is MLNVIASPFYWNANPEIFMFTENFGLRWYSLLYGSAFLIGYAILAWEMKKNNKPIDYAEELLMYMFIAVIIGARLGHVFFYDWDYYSQHLSEIPMIWKGGLASHGAAITIPIALWLFKRKHSDVSYLWILDRVAIPLSLGSAFVRIGNFFNHEIVGKPTGGDFGVVFMRNFEESVHVPRYPSQLFEAILYITIFIVVLTMYKRSKYQPREGSIISTMVIMMFVGRFFLEFFKSGSTLFTIGNLEIIRGHVLSIPFIIIGIAIWYISKKKATNTINN